In Gammaproteobacteria bacterium, a single window of DNA contains:
- a CDS encoding SOS response-associated peptidase encodes MCGRYVTRDQAAIERYFNISSHQFRLTDRYNVAPSTTVPVVRSIDAERIMSGMHWGLIPSWAKDKKIAYKTINARAETVATKPAFRAAYKVRRCLIPVSGFYEWKRDVEPKQPHFIHKRDGSPLAFAGLWETWKGADETVESCTIVTTEANEMMAELHSRMPVILDPPDFDWWMTGKAEEVGQLLAPCPSENLEDYPISRRVNNPRNEGQEIVEPVDS; translated from the coding sequence ATGTGCGGACGCTATGTCACCCGTGACCAAGCCGCGATCGAGCGCTACTTCAATATCTCATCGCACCAGTTCCGACTCACAGACCGTTACAACGTCGCGCCTAGTACGACGGTTCCCGTGGTGCGCAGCATCGACGCCGAGCGCATTATGAGCGGCATGCACTGGGGCCTGATTCCGTCCTGGGCGAAAGACAAGAAGATTGCGTATAAGACGATCAACGCCAGGGCTGAGACCGTGGCGACTAAGCCGGCATTCCGTGCCGCGTACAAAGTTAGACGTTGCCTGATCCCGGTCAGCGGCTTCTACGAGTGGAAGCGCGATGTTGAGCCTAAGCAACCGCATTTCATCCACAAGCGCGATGGTTCGCCGCTGGCATTTGCGGGTCTATGGGAGACCTGGAAAGGCGCGGACGAGACCGTCGAATCCTGCACCATCGTCACCACCGAAGCCAACGAAATGATGGCCGAGCTGCACAGCCGCATGCCGGTGATTCTCGATCCCCCAGATTTTGATTGGTGGATGACGGGCAAAGCTGAAGAGGTTGGGCAACTGCTCGCGCCTTGTCCATCTGAAAACTTAGAAGACTATCCGATCAGCCGGCGGGTCAATAATCCACGCAACGAAGGGCAGGAAATTGTTGAGCCGGTAGATAGCTGA